AAAATCCCGGGACTGCTCCATTTAGCGAGCCCGAGACACAAATTTTGCGAAAACTAGCTCTCACATTTGAACCACATGTATGGGTTAATGTGCACTCTGGTATGGAGGTAAGTCCTGGCAGTTCCAATAGTATCCATATCTGTTTCTCTTCCAATTGCTTGAGCCACGTGCATGGGTTAATGGGCACTCAATTGCGTGAAGATAAGCCATTGGTTGTCGCCTTTTTGTCGTTCAGATTCTTTTGTAACTTtaccattttaatttaaacctAGATCATTACTAAAATTAATGCATTTCAGCCAATCATTGATTTGGCATTATGTTTGCTAATTAATGTGTCTTATATGAccttaatttgtttttcattgaTGTTCAAATGAATAAAGGCTAGTGTGAAAATGTTCTATATCTTCTGTGCCTCATTCGAAATTAGTATATACTCGGAGTCAACAAttttgtttatggattttttctGTGGTTTAGGCTTTGTTCATGCCTTATGATCACAAAAATACAACTCCAGATGGAATACCCTCGCAGATTATGAAATCATTGCTTAAAGAGTTGAATCATCACCACCTGAAGGACCATTGTTTAATTGGATCTGGTGGAGGCTCTGTCGGGTATTTATAAGATATTAACAATTTTAGCTTACATTTGTTTCTTAAAGTTATTATTAGCCTTTTCAGATGGGGCAAGTTTATTTCTAAGCGTGGAAAAACGTTTTGAAACCATCTTGGCTGCCATGCCTATCTCATATCCAGTGGAATCCTACAGTGACCTGAAAGTCATTCTGCTTTGATTCtttaaattgaatattgatcacaTGTTAGAGGGGCAAGATTTTCAGAAGCATCATGCTTGTCTTTTCTTGGTTAGATATAGCTCATCAGATAAATCAAAATCAGTTATTGGCGTCATTTATATAATCCGCTTCTGTCCTGAACTTTACGACATGTTTAATGTCAAGCTATTTTTTTAATGCAAAAACTGCTACCCTGTGTCATACAAATTTCATCTACTGAATAATTGAAGCTAGGGCCACGGATTGTGTATTTACATTAAAGGTGTCAGACCACCATGACAAAAATTCAGAGTAAAACTCCTGGGTGCTGTAATTTGCTCAACTCTATTCCAAATACGACTTAATGGGAATCTTGCTTGTCTCGGCCAAATTAGATTTGCCAAATGCATTCATGATCAGCAGAATCACCTACTTCTGGCAATTTAATTGTTCCAGAGCATGCCAATCCAACTCTATTGTCCAGTATAATACCTGAGCAGAACCATCTTGTGAAATATTTTCACTTATACCATCTACTATTTTTACCTCTGCTATTGAAATCTTTGTCATGTATGTACAGGTATCTGGCCCATGGTACGGCAACAGATTATATGTATGATATTGCCAGGGTACCCATGGCTTTTACATTTGAGGTGTGTGAATGCCTTATTGTGAACTGTGATATACTCCCACCATGTTTTGCTACCTAATATCCTATGTGCTAACCCCTTTGGCAGATCTATGGAGATCTTAAAGCCTCATCAAAAGACTGTTTTAGAATGTTCAATCCCATTGATCTCACCTCCTTCAATGTACGTAACACAGATTTAAATTACCTTTTTTTTCCTTATTTTGAGATTTGAATTTCATTGCTATTCCCCAAACAAACTTCGTTTAGTCTCTACAATCACTCGACATGTTTCTATTGTTCGACTTCCAGAGAGTTCTCAACGACTGGTCCGCTGCAATCTTCAAGATGTTCATCATAGGCGTACAACAGATGGATGAACTTCAGTCTAAGGCAGTTGCCTCTAGTTTCGACCAGTGGGTATCTATAGACGACTATCTGAATGGGTATCTAATGCAGAGGAAAAGCAGATATGGGAAAAAGCTCGAGGTGCTCGACCTCGGGATGCAAGAAATCAGAACATATTTCAGGTTGTTTTTATTGTCTTCTGTGCTCCTGATGTTCATGTTTTGTTCAAGAATATCAAAGAGCACCCGTCCTATCGTCTCAGCTATTTCTTTCTGATCATGTAGCTATCGTTAGATTCGAGAGTTATATTTTTCGATTTTCATCTCTTTATATAACTTGCAAGGGAGAGGGTATTTTTTCCACGTGTATATTTTACATTTTGTTGAACTGGTGTATTCCTTTTCTGTACATACGATCTTCAAAACAGCTGCTAATAATAGCAGAAACCTGCCTTTGATAAGCCCAGAAATCATTCATTGATACCAGATTTGTGTACTATGTTAATGTGGTACGATGTGTTTGATTGATTTGACAATTGGAGTTTGTGATGGCTGATTCTTGTTTCTGAGCCGAGTTGTAAAGTTGCTGCAAGAATGCAAGATTACACTAGGTTAATATTTTGCGATTGGTCTAAGGTTTCGGTCAAATCTACGATAGAGAACATTTTGAACTGCGATGACCATCCATGTTCGGATAAAAAGATGGTGTAAGCTATATGAtgtatgagtaggtctcttgtgagacggtgtcacgaatctttatctgtgagattggtcaatcttaccgatattcacaataaaaaataacactcttagcataaaaagtaatattttttcatggatgatccaaataagagatccgtcttacaaaatatGACCTCTGAGACCGTTTCATGCAAGTTTTTATCGTAATGTATTATCTATGATATGATAAATATTTGGTTGATATATGAGACAAACATAAGTTCACGCTACATCGGGAGTAAATTTTTCTGTCTTAATATCGCTAAATCACGTCCATTTGTATTTCTAATAAATTTCACGTTAAATAATTAGatttgtttttattaagtgtAATTAGATTGTTATTACTATATTTTTAGAATAACGGGTTATTAGATTTTAAATACTATATTAACCATACCGCGGATATATAGTTTTTATAAGCTCGAAAGTTTATTCAGTGCTATAGCACAGCTCACAACCTTGGATACAGATAATTTTATGCTTTGCactcatatttaaattttttatacatattttacgtttagcaaaaacacaaccttaaatttgttatattttatgattgagatgagttataagcTTGTGGAATGTGGATTGGATAATTGATTCGGACTTGCGTTTGGTCATTTGTGTcctatttatatttatatttttaattaaattgaatgTCTAGAAAAACACGAGAAGAAAATCATGCacggttttttaaaatatataattcagGAAGTAATTCTActaaaaatatatacaaaaatttaaaattggaaGAGATGTATCGAAAAGGAAACAgctattttttaaatttgaagtAAAATATTCTGAATATTTGCATTGCCGCCCTCGAATTAGAGTATTTTTCTAATTTTGCCACGTTATATCCGCAGATATTATGTTTTTGACATCAATTTTTACATTTTTCCTTCAGGAAATTAAAAAATATccacatttttcttttcttttttctgtttgcacaatttaaaataaaaataatatctgCTTGATAAACCGTAAATGGAATGGGCATCAGTGGCGTTAGGACATAATGAACACGCTGTTACTTCCAACGCCACCGCTTTACCTTCGCTCCCGTACTCGCCACTTCCTTCCTCCACCACCCTTCTTCCGCCAGCGCCACCACCTTATCTTCTCCGCTACCTCTCAACAGTTCAATCTCCCCATCACCGAAGAACAAGAGCATGACCCGTACGACATCGCTTTGCTCCCCAACCGCTACTACGACTTCACCTCGCTCATCGACTTTCTCTCCTCTAACCAGGACCCGGCTCAACTCTCTCAGCCGGAACCGGAACCGCCAACTCAGCTCGACCTTGCGGAGTTCCGCCTTGTGCAGACATACCGGGCCGTTCCCGCCCCTCTATGGCATTCGCTCATAAAAGACCTTTCTTCCTCACCTTCGTCCATTTACACGGCTTACTCTTTGGTCACTTGGCTACAAAGGCACAATCTTTGTTTCTCTTATGAGCTTCTGTACTCTGTCTTGATTCACGCTTTGGGGAAGAATGACAAACTCTACGAAGCTTTTCTTTTGTCCCAGCGTCAGAGTTTGACTCCATTAACATATAATGCTCTTATTGGAGCGTGTGCGAGGAATGATGATCTTGAAAAAGCGTTAAATTTGATGGAAAGAATGCGGCGTGACGGCTATCAATCTGATGTTGTTAACTATAGTTTGATTATTCAGTCTTTGATGAGGAATAATAATGTGGACGTTGGGATATTGGAGAAGTTGTGTGTAGAAATGGATACTGATAGAATTGATTTGGATGGACAATTGTTAAATGATATAGTTGTTGGATTTGCTAAAGCTGGGGATATTGATAGAAGTTTGTATTTTTTAGGGGTGATGCAGGGTTACGGGTTGAGTGCAAAAACTAGCTCACTAGTAGCTGTTGTGAATGAGCTGGGTAACACGGGGAGAATCGAGGAAGCAGAGGTAGTTTTCGAGGAATTGAAGGAGGGTAGGCTAAAGCCCAGGACGAGGGCTTATAATGCCCTTTTGAAAGGGTATGTTAAGGTTGGATCTTTGAGGGATGCTGAGTATGTTGTGTCGGAGATGGAGAGGAATGGGGTTTTACCCGATGAACACACTTACAGTTTGTTGATTGATGCATATGGGAATGCCGGTAGGTGGGAGAGTGCACGAATTGTGCTGAAAGAGATGGAAGAAAATGGTGTGAAGCCAAATTCTTACGTGTTCTGTAGAATATTGGCAAGTTATAGGGATAGGGGAGAGTGGCAAAGATCATTTCAAGTGCTCAAGGAGATGAAAAATTGTGGGGTAAATCCCGATAGACAGTTCTATAATGTGTTGATTGATACTTTTGGGAAGTATAATTGCCTTGAGCATATGAAGGCGGTGTTTGAGAGGATGGAAGTGGAGGGTATTGAACCGGACAATGTGACATGGAACACGCTTATAGATTGTCATTGTAAGCAAGGGCATCATAATAAAGCGGAGCaattgtttcaagaaatgcagGAAAATGGGTGTCCGCCTTGCACCACAACTTATAACATTATGATCAATTCTTTTGGTGTGCAGGAGAGGTGGGATGATGTGAAGGAATTGTTGGGGAAGATGCAGGGTCAGGGACTATTGCCTAATGTTGTCACATATACTACACTAGTTGATATTTATGGACAGTCTGGTAGATTTAATGATGCAGTTGAGTGCTTAGAGGCTATGAAGTCTGCTGGATTGAAACCATCTTCCACAATGTATAATGCTCTCATCAACGCCTATGCACAGAGGGTATTTCCTGAACTTCAATTTTTATTCTTTACACCATATGTATTGTCAACCCTTGTACACATGGAGGTAGACTAATCCATGATTCAAAAAAATCCCTAATCTCCTAGGCTGCTTACGGATGGAGTTACTATAGTAATGTTCTGTTTGTCTTTGATGTATTTGAATCTGTGTTTTTTGGAAATGTGTTTACTGAATGGTTTTATCCTGATGTGTATAATGGAAGAATGCGTTTGCCTAATAATGTGACATCATATGTATCTGCTTACAGATCCAGTAATTCCTGTTTCCATCTTTTTCTTGTGTGCTTTTTGCAACACGATGAGTCTTATCTTCTCCAGATTAGTTCAAGGGGTGCAATCCCCACATTCTCCATCCGCCTTTTGAAAGTTATCTTACTATTTTTCATATGAATGTAGATTTTCTGATTGAAATCATGTCTATTTTATATATTGACAGGGATTATCTGAGCAAGCTGTAAATGCGTTCAGGGTCATGAGAGGAGATGGTCTGAAACCCAGGCTATTAGCTCTTAATTCATTGATAAATGCTTTCGGCGAAGACAGGCGGGACGCCGAAGCCTTTTCTGTGTTGCAATTCATGAAAGATAATGTGAATGAATATATCTAActgttttatattattatacCTCTTCTGGTGCATTTACGTTCAGCTTAATTTCCATGTGATTCCCTTAAACTGCAGAATTTCAAGCCTGATGTTGTTACTTACACCACACTCATGAAAGCCTTGATTCGTGTGGAGAAATTTGAAAGGGTAAGCCTCACTTTTACTGCTCTTTCTAGTACAGATCATTTAGCAATTTAGTGTGTAAGCTGTCCTAGTTTTTTTTTCCCTCAAGAAAGAAATTGATGGTTGGTTAGCTTTTACCTGAAAAGGGTTCTGATTTCTGCTCAAACTTCTCTTCTGAAAATAAAAACGTTTTTTTTAACCGATTGTATATTCAAACATAAAGTTTGTTCGTTACTTTTTCCGACAAGAGCTCTTTAAAAAAAAGCCTCCTTTGTAGAAGTTTTTCGTGAGCAAAGTGCTTATTTATATGTACAGACACGTTTTTGAAGAAGAATGAACTTTCAGATTTGAGATGATATTAGCTATAATGAAAATTTTCCTGAAACTATGTTGGAGTTTAGGTACCGGCAGTTTTCGAGGAAATGCTTCTCTCTGGATGTACCCCAGATAGAAAAGCCAGAGCAATGTTAAGATCCGCTCTCAAATACATGAAGTCTACCCTTAACTTATAGCTGATTCATTAATCATCTGGCAAAACTCAGCCATGCAATCAATGATACCCGCCGTTTAACCTTTCATTAAGGTCAGTTTTTACATGCATTTCAAACTCAAACTTTACTTgatcatcccaacatcatacctATTCGTTTTTGCTAAATCTGTGCTGGGGTCGTCATTTTCAGGTCGATTCGAACTGGGCCGGAACCTAATGAATGGTATCTTATAACACAAGTTTGTTGATCGGAAGGTCAAAGCAGCAGAGAACCAGTCAGTTCCTTGTACAATTCCTCGCAAATgctcaaaagtttttttttGGGGAATGTTACAatagattatttatttaaaaattcaatgtATACCAAGTGTGAATTTGGGAGAAAAAAgtgattttgtttattttattcagtATTGGTGGGTTGGTGTTATCAGAAAATAATGATGAGTTATaattgtcacgccccgggacggggttaattgacaccggcgttgctcccaaatttacattcgaaaacaacaagcctcggaagtacagaatttcagaaaccggtcttttattcataataatcattgtctgttacaactcaaTGACAAATGTTTTACAGTGGAAATGTAAAATCTTAAAATTACAATGTCTGAACAGATGCAGAggaatataaaacataaatcaaaaCTAAGAACAACGATCTTCGTCACCAGCCCCAAAGCTTATGTTGTTCATCTTCTTCTATcaactcttcctcgttcttatctgagatgagtttggtgggtgagtgatatgattgtcactcagtaagcgagggtgggaataactcccagttttcgaaatcgttttcaacagaaacagtaatacGATAATATACAGAGAACTCTTATTTTCAGAACAGTAATCGGAATTCAGAagtttcagaacagaaatcagaattagtaagcattgagcacgttagtgaatttaatggctaaactgatatcagtccctataTGTCTCTCCTCTAAGGTGAGACctgaatcagaattcagaaatgttcagaatatatattcctaccattagttcactagagagtttcagtgcttcgaaACAGATATCATAAATCAAACATACAGAAACTATGCTTTAAAACAGATATTACAAactgatttcaagatatttatacataagcccacttaccgtaatttgctAAAAGTGTTTCGGTTGAAATCTGAAATCTGTTTGTTCTTGTTACTGGTTGTACTGCTCGAAATTCAGGTTCTCACAATAATAAAATGAAAGATATGATAATTaatatgatatattattttaatataaagttttttattttttgtgtgTTTTGGACAATTATGCTTTTGTGAAATAACACAagtttctttttgttttgtttataaatacacatcatatatatttttctaccGTTGTTGAAAATATGAATGAAAGAAATGTGGATAGTTTAAATCATATTAGTGATTGATGAATTTGAGATCTAATTCACACAAAGTAATGCAATTTCGATATTAAttatgatgaatttcaaataatacatctATCAAGTCTATTCTGAACTCAATATATTTTTGAATAAGTctctc
The Primulina eburnea isolate SZY01 chromosome 5, ASM2296580v1, whole genome shotgun sequence genome window above contains:
- the LOC140832607 gene encoding uncharacterized protein isoform X1, with protein sequence MGFSDPFSNPSPFLVLASFVLCANHFSIAAYGRSNSTEITPINGDLYHTRGALLEEIESLVYRHPDKLSIEKISSKNKGYETQMTIVTYCRNQKSCDDKGKLRILLSFGQHARELITTELGLRIISILSEEEFLPNVDRVTLNKTLDKLVIKVVPMENVNGRKLVEDGELCERRNGRGVDLNRNWSVDWGKKEKDYDPYEENPGTAPFSEPETQILRKLALTFEPHVWVNVHSGMEALFMPYDHKNTTPDGIPSQIMKSLLKELNHHHLKDHCLIGSGGGSVGYLAHGTATDYMYDIARVPMAFTFEIYGDLKASSKDCFRMFNPIDLTSFNRVLNDWSAAIFKMFIIGVQQMDELQSKAVASSFDQWVSIDDYLNGYLMQRKSRYGKKLEVLDLGMQEIRTYFRLFLLSSVLLMFMFCSRISKSTRPIVSAISF
- the LOC140832607 gene encoding uncharacterized protein isoform X2 produces the protein MTIVTYCRNQKSCDDKGKLRILLSFGQHARELITTELGLRIISILSEEEFLPNVDRVTLNKTLDKLVIKVVPMENVNGRKLVEDGELCERRNGRGVDLNRNWSVDWGKKEKDYDPYEENPGTAPFSEPETQILRKLALTFEPHVWVNVHSGMEALFMPYDHKNTTPDGIPSQIMKSLLKELNHHHLKDHCLIGSGGGSVGYLAHGTATDYMYDIARVPMAFTFEIYGDLKASSKDCFRMFNPIDLTSFNRVLNDWSAAIFKMFIIGVQQMDELQSKAVASSFDQWVSIDDYLNGYLMQRKSRYGKKLEVLDLGMQEIRTYFRLFLLSSVLLMFMFCSRISKSTRPIVSAISF
- the LOC140832608 gene encoding uncharacterized protein → MNTLLLPTPPLYLRSRTRHFLPPPPFFRQRHHLIFSATSQQFNLPITEEQEHDPYDIALLPNRYYDFTSLIDFLSSNQDPAQLSQPEPEPPTQLDLAEFRLVQTYRAVPAPLWHSLIKDLSSSPSSIYTAYSLVTWLQRHNLCFSYELLYSVLIHALGKNDKLYEAFLLSQRQSLTPLTYNALIGACARNDDLEKALNLMERMRRDGYQSDVVNYSLIIQSLMRNNNVDVGILEKLCVEMDTDRIDLDGQLLNDIVVGFAKAGDIDRSLYFLGVMQGYGLSAKTSSLVAVVNELGNTGRIEEAEVVFEELKEGRLKPRTRAYNALLKGYVKVGSLRDAEYVVSEMERNGVLPDEHTYSLLIDAYGNAGRWESARIVLKEMEENGVKPNSYVFCRILASYRDRGEWQRSFQVLKEMKNCGVNPDRQFYNVLIDTFGKYNCLEHMKAVFERMEVEGIEPDNVTWNTLIDCHCKQGHHNKAEQLFQEMQENGCPPCTTTYNIMINSFGVQERWDDVKELLGKMQGQGLLPNVVTYTTLVDIYGQSGRFNDAVECLEAMKSAGLKPSSTMYNALINAYAQRGLSEQAVNAFRVMRGDGLKPRLLALNSLINAFGEDRRDAEAFSVLQFMKDNNFKPDVVTYTTLMKALIRVEKFERVPAVFEEMLLSGCTPDRKARAMLRSALKYMKSTLNL